The following are from one region of the Rosistilla carotiformis genome:
- a CDS encoding phosphatase PAP2 family protein translates to MLRNAPRHLRSWTASGIKYVRGREPIVLIALLLVVAVSWGFIELADEVNEGSTGDFDRWVVRSMRQADDPTQPIGPRWMREVGRDITGLGGVSVLSMLIAAAAGFLAIHRAYRTMVVLLVSTIGGIIVSSLLKQFFARPRPDIVPHLAEVYTSSFPSGHSMMSAVVYLTLAALLAPVLKHFWVRVYVLGLAVLATGLVGISRVYLGVHYPSDVLAGWAAGLVWAVGCWLVARRFALR, encoded by the coding sequence GTGCTCCGTAACGCTCCGCGACATCTGCGTTCTTGGACCGCCTCAGGAATCAAATACGTGCGCGGTCGCGAACCGATCGTTCTGATCGCGTTGTTGTTGGTCGTGGCGGTCAGTTGGGGATTTATCGAATTGGCCGACGAGGTCAACGAGGGGAGCACCGGAGACTTCGACCGCTGGGTTGTCCGATCGATGCGACAAGCGGATGATCCGACGCAACCGATTGGCCCCCGCTGGATGCGAGAGGTCGGCCGCGACATCACGGGGCTCGGCGGCGTGTCGGTTCTTTCGATGTTAATTGCGGCGGCTGCCGGATTCCTGGCGATCCACCGAGCCTATCGAACGATGGTCGTATTGCTGGTCTCCACAATCGGAGGGATCATCGTCAGTTCGTTGCTGAAACAGTTCTTCGCTCGGCCGCGCCCCGACATCGTGCCTCACCTGGCAGAAGTTTATACGAGCAGCTTTCCCAGCGGCCATTCGATGATGTCGGCGGTCGTGTATCTAACTCTGGCTGCCCTGTTGGCACCAGTGTTGAAACATTTCTGGGTGCGAGTCTACGTGCTCGGGCTGGCCGTGCTGGCGACCGGACTGGTCGGAATCAGCCGTGTCTACCTGGGCGTTCATTATCCGAGCGATGTTCTCGCTGGCTGGGCTGCCGGTCTCGTTTGGGCCGTGGGTTGCTGGTTGGTCGCGCGACGGTTCGCGTTGCGATAA
- a CDS encoding amidohydrolase yields MVTEITDISRPVLQRAQTLSPRMRQIRRSLHQAPELSEHEFATTAYLADRIAELDLTPQYAGGRRGVWADIDGGGPLPGRRVAMRGDIDALPLQTQLEACYASQTAGVMHACGHDAHATMVWGATAILKQMRDAGELPATFASRSIFQPAEETSTGGIHMIDAGALQEVHCAIALHVDPSRNVGTFGFRDLAFTAGCDVFEMELTGKAGHGARPHLTGDTVGAAAAWIHELYSRLPRSYDARDPIVVNVGQIQAGAAANIVPAKVSLSGTVRTLSLEAADHAKDQIDRISQALQLRYPVEVKVTYGRHTPPVINDPLIDAAFRIAAARIVGEENVHQIDQPSMGAEDFAFFGSKVPAAMMRIGVAGIEIGQQPLHTPTFDIDETALPYGAAVLALAAFDLR; encoded by the coding sequence ATGGTAACTGAAATAACCGATATCAGCCGCCCCGTGCTGCAGCGAGCTCAAACACTCTCGCCACGAATGCGGCAGATTCGACGGTCGCTACATCAGGCTCCCGAGCTGTCGGAGCATGAGTTTGCGACAACGGCCTATCTCGCCGACCGGATCGCCGAACTCGATCTAACACCTCAATATGCCGGAGGACGCCGCGGCGTCTGGGCCGACATCGACGGAGGTGGTCCGCTGCCTGGACGGCGGGTCGCGATGCGAGGCGACATCGACGCACTGCCTCTGCAAACGCAACTGGAAGCTTGTTACGCGAGCCAAACCGCAGGGGTGATGCACGCTTGCGGCCATGACGCTCATGCAACGATGGTTTGGGGAGCGACCGCGATTTTGAAGCAGATGCGCGACGCTGGTGAGTTGCCAGCAACCTTCGCCAGCCGCTCCATCTTCCAACCTGCCGAAGAGACGAGCACCGGCGGCATCCACATGATCGATGCGGGCGCGCTGCAAGAGGTTCACTGTGCGATCGCGTTACACGTCGACCCGTCGCGTAACGTCGGCACGTTTGGCTTTCGCGATCTCGCATTCACGGCGGGCTGCGACGTCTTCGAAATGGAGCTGACGGGAAAAGCCGGCCACGGGGCACGACCTCATTTGACAGGCGACACCGTGGGTGCCGCGGCGGCGTGGATTCACGAGCTCTACTCCCGACTACCTCGCTCCTACGACGCCCGCGATCCGATTGTCGTCAATGTGGGGCAGATCCAAGCCGGGGCGGCGGCGAATATTGTTCCAGCGAAGGTGTCGCTAAGTGGAACGGTGAGAACGCTGTCGCTGGAGGCGGCCGATCACGCGAAAGATCAGATCGATCGGATCTCGCAAGCCCTTCAGTTGCGGTACCCCGTCGAGGTAAAAGTAACCTACGGACGGCACACGCCACCGGTAATCAACGATCCTTTGATCGACGCGGCGTTCCGAATCGCGGCGGCAAGAATCGTCGGAGAAGAGAACGTGCACCAAATCGACCAACCGAGCATGGGGGCGGAAGACTTCGCCTTTTTTGGATCCAAGGTCCCCGCCGCGATGATGCGGATCGGGGTCGCGGGGATCGAGATCGGCCAGCAACCGCTGCACACTCCGACGTTTGACATCGATGAAACGGCCCTCCCCTACGGCGCCGCCGTGCTTGCCTTGGCAGCGTTCGATCTCCGCTGA
- a CDS encoding carboxylate-amine ligase yields MVSFSRSKVPAVGVEEEYQLVDPTSGRLIPKCSEVLRQLGREPDADIQRELHLNQIEMASNVCETLDEVRENLQKVRKLLIDAAASTGAALVSAGTNPFPLPESETLTPKFRYQSMGQQFQHIARSLFIFGCHVHVDMQDKTLGLHVMNQTRRWLPLLQALTANSPFWNGQDTGYASYRREVWVQWPMAGAPPHFQDLADYEACLSELTRSGAIKDESFIYWDIRLSVKVPTIEYRCADVITSLQHCVGYVGLIRALVMQTCDDIHAGREYPPIRSHLLSFAIWHAARYGVSADLLDPLTCEKVTATESATRLLEYIAPALATSGDRECVEAFVQNVVRDGCGADRQRMTMQTEGNLAAVVQEAIKETANDTSPATC; encoded by the coding sequence ATGGTTTCCTTCAGCCGATCTAAAGTTCCCGCCGTTGGCGTCGAAGAAGAATATCAGTTGGTCGACCCGACTTCGGGGCGATTGATTCCAAAATGCAGCGAGGTCTTGCGCCAGTTGGGACGCGAGCCCGATGCTGACATCCAACGGGAACTGCATCTGAACCAAATCGAGATGGCATCGAATGTCTGCGAGACGCTCGACGAGGTGCGTGAGAATCTACAGAAGGTGCGCAAGCTGTTGATCGATGCGGCGGCAAGCACGGGAGCGGCGTTGGTTTCGGCGGGGACCAACCCCTTCCCGCTGCCCGAATCCGAAACTTTAACACCGAAGTTTCGGTACCAATCGATGGGGCAACAGTTCCAACATATCGCCCGATCGCTGTTCATTTTCGGTTGTCACGTCCACGTCGACATGCAGGACAAGACACTTGGCCTGCACGTGATGAATCAGACCCGGCGATGGCTGCCCCTGTTGCAAGCGTTAACAGCCAACTCTCCTTTCTGGAACGGCCAGGATACCGGTTACGCCAGCTATCGCCGCGAGGTCTGGGTGCAGTGGCCGATGGCGGGCGCACCGCCTCACTTCCAGGATCTAGCGGATTACGAAGCCTGCTTGAGCGAACTGACCCGATCGGGAGCGATCAAAGACGAAAGCTTCATCTATTGGGATATCCGACTGTCGGTCAAAGTACCAACGATCGAATACCGATGCGCCGACGTGATCACTTCGCTTCAGCACTGCGTCGGATACGTGGGACTCATACGCGCTTTGGTGATGCAAACCTGCGACGACATTCATGCGGGGCGAGAGTATCCGCCGATCCGATCGCACCTGTTGTCGTTTGCGATCTGGCATGCGGCACGTTATGGCGTCAGCGCTGATTTGCTGGATCCGTTGACCTGCGAGAAGGTCACGGCGACCGAATCGGCGACTCGACTGCTCGAATACATCGCTCCCGCGCTGGCCACCTCGGGGGACCGCGAGTGTGTCGAAGCCTTCGTCCAAAACGTCGTGCGCGACGGCTGTGGCGCCGATCGGCAGCGGATGACGATGCAGACCGAAGGCAATCTGGCTGCGGTTGTTCAGGAAGCGATCAAGGAAACCGCCAACGACACGTCACCAGCGACTTGCTGA
- a CDS encoding diacylglycerol/lipid kinase family protein: MSHLLIWNQGSGRAAQIERLRNALDANGTRCVELTRKIDLRSTIEESLRGSGDTVIAAGGDGTVNAIVNALMQIDPPRRPQMAVVPLGTANDFAGTLAIPDDIDQAVGLISSGRSVAIDVIRIRGEGLEQYYANVAAGGNCVRVSEELTDELKSRWGAFSYLRGAIGVLTDMKSFQIAAEIDGVEIKDFDSWAVLVANGKTNAGHIVVAPEASPADGLMDVILIRDGDATDMLEMIAGNLLGNFLECEQILFQKASRLTLRSEPAMRFTLDGEVIEQEPVEFQVMPAAIKMFVGPEFERSNT; the protein is encoded by the coding sequence ATGAGTCATCTGTTGATCTGGAATCAAGGCTCCGGTCGAGCCGCGCAAATCGAACGATTGCGAAACGCACTGGACGCCAACGGAACCCGTTGCGTCGAACTGACCCGCAAGATCGACTTGCGGTCGACGATTGAAGAATCGTTGCGAGGCAGCGGCGACACGGTGATCGCAGCTGGTGGAGATGGTACGGTCAACGCGATCGTGAACGCCCTGATGCAGATCGATCCGCCGCGACGGCCCCAAATGGCGGTGGTCCCACTGGGAACCGCAAACGACTTCGCTGGCACACTGGCGATCCCCGACGACATCGATCAAGCGGTGGGTCTGATCTCCAGCGGCCGTTCGGTCGCGATCGACGTGATCCGGATCCGGGGCGAGGGGCTGGAGCAGTATTATGCGAACGTCGCCGCCGGTGGAAACTGCGTCCGGGTTTCCGAGGAACTAACCGATGAACTAAAGTCGCGTTGGGGCGCGTTCAGTTACCTGCGCGGGGCGATTGGTGTGCTGACGGATATGAAAAGCTTCCAGATCGCGGCGGAGATCGACGGCGTCGAGATCAAAGACTTCGACTCCTGGGCGGTCTTGGTGGCAAACGGGAAGACCAATGCGGGCCATATCGTCGTCGCTCCCGAAGCCTCCCCCGCCGACGGCCTGATGGATGTGATCTTGATCCGCGACGGAGACGCCACCGACATGCTGGAGATGATCGCCGGCAATCTACTGGGCAACTTCCTTGAGTGCGAACAGATCCTCTTCCAAAAGGCGAGCCGCCTGACGCTGCGCTCCGAACCGGCGATGCGGTTCACCCTCGACGGCGAAGTCATCGAACAGGAACCTGTCGAATTTCAAGTCATGCCCGCAGCGATCAAAATGTTCGTCGGACCTGAATTTGAACGGAGCAACACGTAA
- a CDS encoding GxxExxY protein has protein sequence MVENEIGTIVVDRAVKLHQSLGPGLLETVYEAVLAKQFERAGLTVQRQVPVPIKFDGLVFNEGFRADLILEGLVIVELKSVENIHPVHKKQLLTYLKLTNLKLGYLLNFGDELMKTGITRVINGQL, from the coding sequence GTGGTTGAAAATGAGATTGGGACGATCGTAGTGGATCGTGCCGTGAAGTTGCATCAATCTCTGGGGCCGGGATTGCTGGAGACCGTTTACGAAGCTGTCCTTGCAAAACAGTTTGAGCGAGCGGGACTAACCGTCCAGCGGCAAGTGCCGGTTCCGATCAAGTTCGATGGACTTGTGTTTAATGAAGGATTCCGCGCTGATCTCATCTTGGAAGGGCTTGTGATCGTTGAACTCAAATCGGTGGAGAATATTCATCCGGTCCACAAGAAACAGCTACTCACCTACCTGAAATTGACCAACCTCAAGCTCGGTTACCTGCTCAACTTCGGCGACGAATTGATGAAAACCGGAATCACCCGAGTCATCAACGGTCAGCTCTAA